A window from Saccharomyces cerevisiae S288C chromosome XIII, complete sequence encodes these proteins:
- the CAT2 gene encoding carnitine O-acetyltransferase CAT2 (Carnitine acetyl-CoA transferase; present in both mitochondria and peroxisomes; transfers activated acetyl groups to carnitine to form acetylcarnitine which can be shuttled across membranes), whose protein sequence is MRICHSRTLSNLKDLPITSRRAMHSAIVNYSTQKAQFPVETNNGEHYWAEKPNKFYQNKRPNFQGITFAKQQDLPSLPVPELKSTLDKYLQTIRPFCNDVETFERQQLLCKDFSEHMGPILQDRLKEYANDKRNWMAKFWDEQSYLQYNDPIVPYVSYFYSHMPLPNHLSKIDNDPLIKATAIISTVVKFIEAIKDESLPVEIIKGMPFCMNSFSLMFNTSRLPGKPEDNQDTNIFYSVYENNFVTIAYKGKFYKLMTHDGNDKPLSENEIWRQLYSVVFQGSQSDPKLGGIGSLTSLPRDQWREVHLELMKDPISQDSLETIHKSSFMLCLDLDQSPVTLEEKSRNCWHGDGINRFYDKSLQFLVTGNGSSGFLAEHSKMDGTPTLFLNNYVCQQLNKLDVDDFMRKVITPSSTVAMKPMELPFIITPKIHKAIESAQLQFKETIGEHDLRVWHYNKYGKTFIKRHGMSPDAFIQQVIQLAVFKYLKRQLPTYEAASTRKYFKGRTETGRSVSTASLEFVSKWQNGDVPIAEKIQALKHSAKEHSTYLKNAANGNGVDRHFFGLKNMLKSNDDQIPPLFKDPLFNYSSTWLISTSQLSSEYFDGYGWSQVNDNGFGLAYMLNNEWLHINIVNKPAKSGASVNRLHYYLSQAADEIFDALENENKRKAKL, encoded by the coding sequence ATGAGGATCTGTCATTCGAGAACTCTCTCAAACTTAAAGGATCTTCCGATAACGTCAAGGAGAGCAATGCATTCGGCCATTGTCAATTACTCCACCCAAAAGGCCCAATTTCCCGTAGAGACAAATAATGGGGAACACTATTGGGCGGAAAAGCCGAACAAATTCTACCAGAACAAAAGGCCCAATTTTCAAGGCATTACCTTTGCTAAACAACAAGACTTACCATCATTACCCGTGCCCGAATTGAAGTCTACACTTGACAAGTATTTGCAAACCATCCGCCCATTTTGCAATGATGTAgaaacttttgaaagacAGCAGCTGTTATGTAAGGACTTCTCGGAGCACATGGGGCCTATCTTACAAGACCGATTGAAAGAGTATGCCAACGATAAAAGAAACTGGATGGCCAAGTTTTGGGATGAACAATCCTATTTACAATACAACGATCCTATTGTTCCATACGtctcttatttttattctcatATGCCATTACCGAATCATTTATCGAAGATCGATAATGATCCTTTGATTAAGGCTACTGCGATTATCTCAACCGTGGTTAAATTCATCGAAGCTATTAAAGATGAATCTTTACCCGTAGAAATTATCAAAGGTATGCCATTTTGTATGAAtagtttttcattgatGTTTAACACTTCGAGATTGCCTGGTAAGCCAGAGGATAACCAAgatacaaatattttttattcagTTTATGAGAACAACTTTGTAACTATCGCTTATAAAGGGAAGTTTTACAAACTGATGACCCATGACGGGAATGACAAACCGCTTTCCGAAAACGAAATCTGGAGGCAACTGTACTCTGTGGTATTCCAAGGATCGCAGTCCGATCCCAAACTAGGTGGCATTGGTTCTCTCACCTCTTTACCTCGTGATCAATGGCGTGAAGTACATCTGGAGCTTATGAAGGATCCTATTTCTCAGGATTCACTAGAAACAATCCATAAGTCTTCCTTTATGCTATGTTTGGATCTTGACCAATCCCCTGTcactttggaagaaaagtCAAGAAATTGCTGGCACGGTGATGGTATTAACAGATTCTACGATAAGTCTTTACAGTTCCTGGTCACCGGTAATGGTTCATCAGGTTTCTTAGCTGAACACTCGAAGATGGATGGTACGCCAACATTGTTTTTAAATAACTACGTTTGTCAGCAGTTGAATAAACTAGATGTGGATGACTTCATGAGAAAAGTAATTACGCCATCATCTACGGTGGCAATGAAACCTATGGAACTGCCCTTCATTATCACACCGAAGATTCATAAAGCAATCGAATCTGCCCAACTACAATTTAAGGAAACAATTGGTGAGCATGACCTACGTGTTTGGCACTACAACAAATACGGAAAAACGTTTATAAAACGCCATGGCATGTCACCTGATGCATTTATTCAACAAGTTATCCAACTGGCGGTTTTCAAATATCTGAAACGACAACTACCAACTTACGAGGCTGCTTCCACGAGAAAATACTTCAAAGGCCGTACTGAAACTGGTAGATCTGTGTCCACCGCCTCCTTAGAATTTGTTTCTAAATGGCAAAATGGCGATGTTCCTATTGCAGAAAAGATTCAGGCTTTGAAACATTCTGCAAAAGAGCATTCTACGTACCTGAAAAATGCTGCAAATGGTAATGGTGTCGATCGTCATTTCTTCGGTCTAAAGAATATGCTAAAATCTAATGATGACCAAATTCCGCCCCTTTTCAAAGATCCCTTATTTAATTATTCTTCAACTTGGTTGATCTCCACATCTCAACTATCTTCGGAATATTTTGACGGTTATGGTTGGTCTCAAGTAAATGACAACGGGTTTGGACTGGCATACATGTTGAATAACGAGTGGCTGCATATCAATATTGTCAACAAACCAGCCAAGAGTGGAGCCAGTGTTAACAGATTACACTATTATTTATCTCAAGCTgctgatgaaatttttgacgCCTTGGAAAATGAGAATAAACGAAAAGCAAAGttatga
- the VPS71 gene encoding Vps71p (Nucleosome-binding component of the SWR1 complex; SWR1 exchanges histone variant H2AZ (Htz1p) for chromatin-bound histone H2A; required for vacuolar protein sorting), translated as MKALVEEIDKKTYNPDIYFTSLDPQARRYTSKKINKQGTISTSRPVKRINYSLADLEARLYTSRSEGDGNSISRQDDRNSKNSHSFEERYTQQEILQSDRRFMELNTENFSDLPNVPTLLSDLTGVPRDRIESTTKPISQTSDGLSALMGGSSFVKEHSKYGHGWVLKPETLREIQLSYKSTKLPKPKRKNTNRIVALKKVLSSKRNLHSFLDSALLNLMDKNVIYHNVYNKRYFKVLPLITTCSICGGYDSISSCVNCGNKICSVSCFKLHNETRCRNR; from the coding sequence ATGAAGGCGCTAGTTGAAGAGATTGATAAGAAAACTTACAATCCTGACATATATTTCACGTCATTGGATCCTCAAGCACGTCGATATACTTCAAAGAAGATTAATAAGCAAGGCACAATATCCACCTCTAGGCCCGTAAAGCGCATAAACTACTCACTGGCAGATTTAGAGGCCAGGTTATATACTTCGAGATCTGAGGGAGATGGCAATAGTATAAGCAGACAGGATGACCGAAATAGTAAGAATTCCCattcatttgaagaaaggTACACACAACAAGAGATTCTCCAGTCGGACAGGAGGTTTATGGAACTTAACACAGAAAATTTCTCGGATTTACCAAATGTACCGACTTTATTAAGTGATCTCACAGGCGTACCACGAGATAGAATTGAATCAACAACCAAACCGATCTCACAGACCTCGGATGGTCTCTCTGCATTAATGGGtggttcttcttttgtaaaAGAGCATTCCAAGTATGGTCATGGTTGGGTGCTTAAACCAGAAACCTTACGGGAAATACAATTATCGTATAAATCTACAAAACTACCTAAAccaaagaggaagaatACCAATCGTATTGTGGCGTTAAAGAAGGTTTTaagttcaaaaagaaatttacATTCGTTTTTAGATTCTGCGCTGCTAAACTTGATGGATAAGAATGTCATTTACCACAATGTTTACAATAAACGATACTTCAAAGTGTTACCCCTAATTACGACATGCTCTATTTGCGGTGGCTACGATAGTATTTCAAGTTGCGTTAATTGTGGAAATAAGATTTGTTCTGTAAGTTGTTTTAAATTGCATAATGAAACTAGGTGCAGAAATAGATAG
- a CDS encoding gag-pol fusion protein (Retrotransposon TYA Gag and TYB Pol genes; transcribed/translated as one unit; polyprotein is processed to make a nucleocapsid-like protein (Gag), reverse transcriptase (RT), protease (PR), and integrase (IN); similar to retroviral genes), which produces MESQQLSQHSHISHGSACASVTSKEVHTNQDPLDVSASKTEECEKASTKANSQQTTTPASSAVPENPHHASPQPASVPPPQNGPYPQQCMMTQNQANPSGWSFYGHPSMIPYTPYQMSPMYFPPGPQSQFPQYPSSVGTPLSTPSPESGNTFTDSSSADSDMTSTKKYVRPPPMLTSPNDFPNWVKTYIKFLQNSNLGGIIPTVNGKPVRQITDDELTFLYNTFQIFAPSQFLPTWVKDILSVDYTDIMKILSKSIEKMQSDTQEANDIVTLANLQYNGSTPADAFETKVTNIIDRLNNNGIHINNKVACQLIMRGLSGEYKFLRYTRHRHLNMTVAELFLDIHAIYEEQQGSRNSKPNYRRNLSDEKNDSRSYTNTTKPKVIARNPQKTNNSKSKTARAHNVSTSNNSPSTDNDSISKSTTEPIQLNNKHDLHLGQELTESTVNHTNHSDDELPGHLLLDSGASRTLIRSAHHIHSASSNPDINVVDAQKRNIPINAIGDLQFHFQDNTKTSIKVLHTPNIAYDLLSLNELAAVDITACFTKNVLERSDGTVLAPIVKYGDFYWVSKKYLLPSNISVPTINNVHTSESTRKYPYPFIHRMLAHANAQTIRYSLKNNTITYFNESDVDRSSAIDYQCPDCLIGKSTKHRHIKGSRLKYQNSYEPFQYLHTDIFGPVHNLPKSAPSYFISFTDETTKFRWVYPLHDRREDSILDVFTTILAFIKNQFQASVLVIQMDRGSEYTNRTLHKFLEKNGITPCYTTTADSRAHGVAERLNRTLLDDCRTQLQCSGLPNHLWFSAIEFSTIVRNSLASPKSKKSARQHAGLAGLDISTLLPFGQPVIVNDHNPNSKIHPRGIPGYALHPSRNSYGYIIYLPSLKKTVDTTNYVILQGKESRLDQFNYDALTFDEDLNRLTASYQSFIASNEIQQSDDLNIESDHDFQSDIELHPEQPRNVLSKAVSPTDSTPPSTHTEDSKRVSKTNIRAPREVDPNISESNILPSKKRSSTPQISNIESTGSGGMHKLNVPLLAPMSQSNTHESSHASKSKDFRHSDSYSENETNHTNVPISSTGGTNNKTVPQISDQETEKRIIHRSPSIDASPPENNSSHNIVPIKTPTTVSEQNTEESIIADLPLPDLPPESPTEFPDPFKELPPINSHQTNSSLGGIGDSNAYTTINSKKRSLEDNETEIKVSRDTWNTKNMRSLEPPRSKKRIHLIAAVKAVKSIKPIRTTLRYDEAITYNKDIKEKEKYIEAYHKEVNQLLKMKTWDTDEYYDRKEIDPKRVINSMFIFNKKRDGTHKARFVARGDIQHPDTYDSGMQSNTVHHYALMTSLSLALDNNYYITQLDISSAYLYADIKEELYIRPPPHLGMNDKLIRLKKSLYGLKQSGANWYETIKSYLIKQCGMEEVRGWSCVFKNSQVTICLFVDDMILFSKDLNANKKIITTLKKQYDTKIINLGESDNEIQYDILGLEIKYQRGKYMKLGMENSLTEKIPKLNVPLNPKGRKLSAPGQPGLYIDQDELEIDEDEYKEKVHEMQKLIGLASYVGYKFRFDLLYYINTLAQHILFPSRQVLDMTYELIQFMWDTRDKQLIWHKNKPTEPDNKLVAISDASYGNQPYYKSQIGNIYLLNGKVIGGKSTKASLTCTSTTEAEIHAISESVPLLNNLSYLIQELNKKPIIKGLLTDSRSTISIIKSTNEEKFRNRFFGTKAMRLRDEVSGNNLYVYYIETKKNIADVMTKPLPIKTFKLLTNKWIH; this is translated from the exons atggaatcccaacaattatctcaacattcacATATTTCTCATGGTAGCGCCTGtgcttcggttacttctaaggaagtccacacaaatcaagatccgttagacgtttcagcttccaaaacagaagaatgTGAGAAGGCTTCCACTAAGGCTAACTCTCAACAGACAACAACACCTGCttcatcagctgttccagagaacccCCATCATGCCTCTCCTCAACCTgcttcagtaccacctCCACAGAATGGGCCGTACCCACAGCAGTGCATGATGACCCAAAACCAAGCCAATCCATCTGGTTGGTCATTTTACGGACACCCATCTATGATTCCGTATAcaccttatcaaatgtcgcctatgtactttccacctgggccacaatcacagtttccgcagtatccatcatcagttggaacGCCTCTGAGCACTCCATCACCTGAGTCAggtaatacatttactgattcatcctcagcggactctgatatgacatccactaaaaaatatgtcagaccaccaccaatgttaacctcacctaatgactttccaaattgggttaaaacatacatcaaatttttacaaaactcgaatctcggtggtattattccgACAGTAAACGGAAAACCCGTACGTCAGatcactgatgatgaactcaccttcttgtataacacttttcaaatatttgctcccTCTCAATTCCTACCTACCTGGGTCAAAGACATCCTATCCGTTGATTATAcggatatcatgaaaattctttccaaaagtattgaaaaaatgcaatctgATACCCAAGAGGCAAACGACATTGTGACCctggcaaatttgcaatataatggcagtacacctgcagatgcatttgaaacaaaagtcacaaacattatcgacagactgaacaataatggcattcatatcaataacaaggtcgcatgccaattaattatgagaggtctatctggcgaatataaatttttacgctaCACACGTCATCGAcatctaaatatgacagtcgctgaactgttcttagatatccatgctatttatgaagaacaacagggatcgagaaacagcaaacctaattacaggagaaatctgagtgatgagaagaatgattctcgcagctatacgaatacaaccaaacccaaagttatagctcggaatcctcaaaaaacaaataattcgaaatcgaaaacagcCAGGGCTCACAATGTATCCACATCTAATAACTCTCCCAGCACGGACAACGATTCcatcagtaaatcaactactgaaccgattcaattgaacaataagcaCGACCTTCACCTT GGCCAGGAACTTACTGAATCTACGGTAAATCACACTaatcattctgatgatgaactccctggacacctccttctcgattcaggagcatcacgaacccttataagatctgctcatcacatacactcagcatcatctaatcctgacataaacgtagttgatgctcaaaaaagaaatataccaattaacgctattggtgacctacaatttcacttccaggacaacaccaaaacatcaataaaggtattgcacactcctaacatagcctatgacttactcagtttgaatgaattggctgcagtagatatcacagcatgctttaccaaaaacgtcTTAGAACGATCTGACGGCACTGTACTTGCACCTATCGTAAAatatggagacttttactgggtatctaaaaagtacttgcttccatcaaatatctccgtacccaccatcaataatgtccatacaagtgaaagtacacgcaaatatccttatcctttcattcatcgaatgcttgcacatgccaatgcacagacaattcgatactcacttaaaaataacaccatcacgtattttaacgaatcaGATGTCGACAGGTCTAGTGCTATTgactatcaatgtcctgattgtttaatcggcaaaagcaccaaacacagacatatcaaaggttcacgactaaaataccaaaattcatacgaaccctttcaatacctacatactgacatatttggtccagttcacaacctaccaaaaagtgcaccatcctatttcatctcatttactgatgagacaacaaaattccgtTGGGTTTATCCATTACACGACCGTCGCGAGGACTCTATCCtcgatgtttttactaCGATACTAGCTTTTATTAAGAACCAGTTTCAGGCCAGTGTCTTGGTTATACAAATGGACCGTGGTTCTGAGTATACTAACAGAACTctccataaattccttgaaaaaaatggtataactccatgctatacaaccacaGCGGATTCCCGAGCACATGGAGTCGCTGAACGGCTCAACCGTACCTTATTAGATGACTGCCGTACTCAACTGCAATGTAGTGGTTTACCGAACCATTTATGGTTCTCTgcaatcgaattttctactattgtgagaaattcactagcttcacctaaaagcaaaaaatctgcaagacaacatgctggcttggcaggacttgatatcagtactttgttacctttcggtcaacctgttatcgtcaatgatcacaaccctaactccaaaatacatcctcgtggcaTCCCAGGCTACGCTCTACATCCGTCtcgaaactcttatggatatatcatctatcttccatccttaaagaagacagtagatacaactaactatgttattcttcagggcaaggaatccagattagatcaattcaattacgacgcactcactttcgatgaagacttAAACCGTTTAACTGCTTCATATCAATCGTTCATTGCGTCAAATGAGATCCAACAATCCGATGATCTTAACATAGAATCTGACCATGACTTCCAATCTGACATCGAACTACATCCTGAGCAACCGAGAAAtgtcctttcaaaagctgtgagTCCAACCGATTCCACACCTCCGTCAACTCATACTGAAGATTCGAAACGTGTTTctaaaaccaatattcgcgcacccagagaagttgaccccaacatatctgaatctaatattcttccatcaaagaagagatctagcaccccccaaatttccaatatcgAGAGTACCGGTTCGGGTGGTATGcataaattaaatgttcctttacttGCTCCCATGTCCCAATCTAACACACATGAGTCGTCGCACGccagtaaatctaaagatttcagacacTCAGACTCGTACAGTGAAAATGAGACTAATCATACAAACGTACCAATATCCAGTACGGGTggtaccaacaacaaaactgtTCCGCAGATAAGTGACCAAGAGACtgagaaaaggattataCACCGTTCACCTTCAATCGATGCTTCTCCACcggaaaataattcatcgcACAATATTGTTCCTATCAAAACGCCAACTACTGTTTCTGAACAGAATACCGAGGAATCTATCATCGCTGATCTCCCACTCCCTGATCTACCTCCAGAATCTCCTACCGAATTCCCTGACCCATTTAAAGAACTCCCACCGATAAATTCTCATCaaactaattccagtttgggtggtattggtgactctaatgcctatactactatcaacagtaagaaaagatcattagaagataatgaaactgaaattaaggtatcacgagacacatggaatactaagaatatgcgtagtttagaacctccgagatcgaagaaacgaattcacctgattgcagctgtaaaagcagtaaaatcaatcaaaccaatacgGACAACCTTACGATACGATGAGGCAATCacctataataaagatattaaagaaaaagaaaaatatatcgaggcataccacaaagaagtcaatcaactgttgaagatgaaaacttgggACACTGACGAATAttatgacagaaaagaaatagaccctaaaagagtaataaactcaatgtttatcttcaacaagaaaCGTGACGGTACTCAtaaagctagatttgttgcaagaggtgaTATTCAGCATCCTGACACTTACGACTCAGGCatgcaatccaataccgtacatcactatgcattaatgacatccctgtcacttgcattagacaataactactatattacacaattagacatatcttcggcatatttgtatgcagacatcaaagaagaattatacataagacctccaccacatttaggaatgaatgataagttgatacgtttgaagaaatcactttatggattgaaacaaagtggagCGAACTGGTacgaaactatcaaatcatacctgataaaacagtgtggtatggaagaagttcgtggatggtcatgcgtatttaagaatagtcaagtaacaatatgtttatttgttgacgacatgattttattcagcaaagacttaaatgcaaataagaaaatcataacaacactcaagaaacaatacgatacaaagataataaatctgggtgaaagtgataacgaaattcagtacgacatacttggcttagaaatcaaatatcaaagaggtaaatacatgaaattaggtatggaaaactcattaactgagaaaatacccaaattaaacgtacctttgaatccaaaaggaagaaaacttagcgctccaggtcaaccaggtctttatatagaccaggatgaactagaaatagatgaagatgaatacaaagagaaggtacatgaaatgcaaaagttgattggtctagcttcatatgttggatataaatttagatttgacttactatactacatcaacacacttgctcaacatatactattcccctctaggcaagttttagacatgacatatgagttgatacaattcatgtgggacactagagataaacaactgatatggcacaaaaacaaacctaccgagccagataataaactagtCGCAATAAGTGATGCTTCGTATGGCAACCAACCGTATTATAAATCACAAATTGGcaacatatatttacttaATGGAAAGgtaattggaggaaagtccACCAAGGCTTCATTAACATGTACTTCAACTAcggaagcagaaatacacgcGATAAGTGAATCTGtcccattattaaataatctAAGTTACCTGATAcaagaacttaacaagaaaccaattattaaaGGCTTACTTACTGATAGTAGATCAACgatcagtataattaagtctacaaatgaagagaaatttagaaacagattttttggcacaaaggcaatgagacttagagatgaagtatcaggtaataatttatacgtatactacatcgagaccaagaagaacattgctgatgtgatgacaaaacctcttccgataaaaacatttaaactattaactaacaaatggattcattag
- a CDS encoding gag protein (Retrotransposon TYA Gag gene co-transcribed with TYB Pol; translated as TYA or TYA-TYB polyprotein; Gag is a nucleocapsid protein that is the structural constituent of virus-like particles (VLPs); similar to retroviral Gag) — protein MESQQLSQHSHISHGSACASVTSKEVHTNQDPLDVSASKTEECEKASTKANSQQTTTPASSAVPENPHHASPQPASVPPPQNGPYPQQCMMTQNQANPSGWSFYGHPSMIPYTPYQMSPMYFPPGPQSQFPQYPSSVGTPLSTPSPESGNTFTDSSSADSDMTSTKKYVRPPPMLTSPNDFPNWVKTYIKFLQNSNLGGIIPTVNGKPVRQITDDELTFLYNTFQIFAPSQFLPTWVKDILSVDYTDIMKILSKSIEKMQSDTQEANDIVTLANLQYNGSTPADAFETKVTNIIDRLNNNGIHINNKVACQLIMRGLSGEYKFLRYTRHRHLNMTVAELFLDIHAIYEEQQGSRNSKPNYRRNLSDEKNDSRSYTNTTKPKVIARNPQKTNNSKSKTARAHNVSTSNNSPSTDNDSISKSTTEPIQLNNKHDLHLRPGTY, from the coding sequence atggaatcccaacaattatctcaacattcacATATTTCTCATGGTAGCGCCTGtgcttcggttacttctaaggaagtccacacaaatcaagatccgttagacgtttcagcttccaaaacagaagaatgTGAGAAGGCTTCCACTAAGGCTAACTCTCAACAGACAACAACACCTGCttcatcagctgttccagagaacccCCATCATGCCTCTCCTCAACCTgcttcagtaccacctCCACAGAATGGGCCGTACCCACAGCAGTGCATGATGACCCAAAACCAAGCCAATCCATCTGGTTGGTCATTTTACGGACACCCATCTATGATTCCGTATAcaccttatcaaatgtcgcctatgtactttccacctgggccacaatcacagtttccgcagtatccatcatcagttggaacGCCTCTGAGCACTCCATCACCTGAGTCAggtaatacatttactgattcatcctcagcggactctgatatgacatccactaaaaaatatgtcagaccaccaccaatgttaacctcacctaatgactttccaaattgggttaaaacatacatcaaatttttacaaaactcgaatctcggtggtattattccgACAGTAAACGGAAAACCCGTACGTCAGatcactgatgatgaactcaccttcttgtataacacttttcaaatatttgctcccTCTCAATTCCTACCTACCTGGGTCAAAGACATCCTATCCGTTGATTATAcggatatcatgaaaattctttccaaaagtattgaaaaaatgcaatctgATACCCAAGAGGCAAACGACATTGTGACCctggcaaatttgcaatataatggcagtacacctgcagatgcatttgaaacaaaagtcacaaacattatcgacagactgaacaataatggcattcatatcaataacaaggtcgcatgccaattaattatgagaggtctatctggcgaatataaatttttacgctaCACACGTCATCGAcatctaaatatgacagtcgctgaactgttcttagatatccatgctatttatgaagaacaacagggatcgagaaacagcaaacctaattacaggagaaatctgagtgatgagaagaatgattctcgcagctatacgaatacaaccaaacccaaagttatagctcggaatcctcaaaaaacaaataattcgaaatcgaaaacagcCAGGGCTCACAATGTATCCACATCTAATAACTCTCCCAGCACGGACAACGATTCcatcagtaaatcaactactgaaccgattcaattgaacaataagcaCGACCTTCACCTTAGGCCAGGAACTTACTGA